The Anastrepha ludens isolate Willacy chromosome 2, idAnaLude1.1, whole genome shotgun sequence DNA window atttgctcttcgcaataaatttagtgcttttttataccgaaaatgcgaaaattttgaagtttcgtgtttgtttctttttgcgtttaatttaaagctaccgaaactgtaagttaaaaaaaactgtattattaaagaaagaatgttataaaaggtcactctgagaaggttttagtgctaatgaaaattagttgattcttataaaatttagtattttgaaaaaatggtggggaaaatcttaaatattttgcaaatcatATTAAATTGTTCAACCAAGTCGTGGATCTGCACATTTTATAGTGTCTAATATTGTTGCACAGCCACTGATAAGATTGAACAATGTGTGACTGTGGATTTTAATAGTGCTGATGGAGTTGCGCTAGGAGAAGTGCCTTGAACGGATGGTGCCACTGGATGGATGGCGGAGGCAGTGTACTCAGTCCGTGGATCGGTGCTCAGTTACTATTCCTatagatattttaaaacatttaactttaatttaatgaaatattataaacatatgtatgtatgctttattgaggttcttactagcacaatttttcactgcacatttcatgttttcttatttttcacttatacgagtacactttcacgaattatcttatttttgcgtaaatattcactaaaacgtttTTTACCGTTTCTTCTTATTAACGCAGATTtcaaagaagaaacgaatattcataagcatcaacaataaccgcaatcatgggcaatgtgaccagatctctgagaagactttagtgctaatgaaaatttttttactcttataaaatttgataatttgaaagtgcaaatttaatttttggctccatttaaggttatgcaaaaatattaaatgcccctctctcaactcttcttaagattgaaagcctttttacacattttaaaaagcctttgaatatttattgaatgcgaattaaaaccatagaggtgtaatcgtttcttccggtcatcaatccttagtgagacatagggcattaagagttatattcattgtaaaaataaacaacaaaataccagaaaatactaaagaaaccacactgacatttttacaaagagagtaccttatctagttacataacttcaaatatagcaaaaaagtcgttcccttaacaaaagagtctcgcttaaaaaaaacctcataaattaaattgtacataagcttgacacatttatttaaaaaaacgcacattttaaagacaatttgtctcgcatacaaagttctttaagtgattcaataaaaatttgttggtttattttctttgaataggcattttaatgcgtttttatatccaaagctaggcaacactgcagtagcgagagagagatttgactgccgaaagcagaagaacaccaacaacacctgcactcgcgggcaatgccaccagatgttaaaaaaaagtaaagctaaataaaactgtgtgaattgtttaaataattattaaaaaatgtatattttacaaaattataaacatgatattttaattagaacaactagaaaaatgtcatgaagaaagaactaaaactccgagacacaaaataataaaaataacaaaaaaaaatgataaatcgagttacgaaaatggtaatctggccatactggagctaaaatcacgtaactagttgtcaaattcgctgagcgcaaagtaacgggaccacgatgggcgccatctcattattctttgcatcatgctaCTACGTCCGTTCTCCCATCAACATCAACTTGCAAAAAAGCGTCGGCAATGCCGACTTCTCTGGCACCTACATCAAATCGTACACGTGAATGGAAAACCGTAACTAGAGCTAATAGAAAAAAGGTTAAACAACCTTTAGTTATCGGTTCAaaccaaaatagtgaattaagtGTAGTTCCTAATATGAAGTGGCTGCACATATCGTCCTTCTCAAACACTGTGACAGCTGCCGATATTGTGGACTATGTTGCGAAACATGCAGAAATTGACCGCAAATTTCTTTCCTGCTATATGCTTATAAAAAAGGATACCCTCGTAAAggatttcaagaaaatcaattttaagCTAGGCGTATCTGAATTTTCCTATGATAAGCTTTTAAATGCGGATATATGGCCTACGAACGTAAAAATTAGgccatttatattactttttttcaaaaagacgtCACTCCACCTCTAATTCCGTAACTTCTGCAGCTAACTCCATCGCTAgtagtaaattattaaaattgtattttcaaaatatatctggaCTTCGAACTAAATGTTCCTCGGTGTATATGAAAAGTTCTATCTTagactttgatatttttgtactCGTTGAATCGTGgctgaatgaaaatttctttgactgtgaaatttttgacctcaatttgtacgacgttttccgtaaagaccgtgaccctgtcaaatctggatgttccagaggaggtggtgttctcattgctgttcggagaaaatttcgggcatcattggttatacttaccaattctgacacactcatcgatcagctttgtggacgtgtttatggctcatctggaacagtttatgtgtgtgcatcctACATTCCGCCGAATAGTCCGGATTATTTATACTTTGCACATGCTGACAATGTTGTGTCATTAGCATCAAGCATAACTGGTGACAGTCATctcggtgattttaatttatgtcgcctgagttggtccccacttagaaactcggctgcttttatggcttctaaCGTAAATTCATCAGCCGAAATGCATGTCATTGATAgctttttaagcattgatttgtcacaaattaatggtttttataatagccttaatagaatcctagatctagtgtttatttcaaataacatcaactacacGTTGTCGGAaggcattgctcccatatctttaactgataaacatcatgttcctctttctcttgagttggaattttatgaattttctgaggtatccgatgagcctaacatcaaatttaattaCAACTCATGCGACTTcacaatttttaacgaaattttattaagtattggcTGGGATAATGCCTTCCTcgacaatgatgttacctcctgttttcatttttttaagactaaggtttctgagctgtgtttgaagcacattcctatttatcataagaaagtatataagacaccttggcataccaaGCGGCTTAAGCATCTAAAGaatctgaaaaacaaattttctaaactgtataaaaggtctggagacccaatgcactactcaaaatttcaatgccatttaaaagagtttaactgtttgaacaagttcttatatagaaattacatcttgaatttcgaaaacaatattatttcggatccgaaggccttttggcaattcatcagatcaaaaaagtcttgctcaatggtgccaaacaatgttttttataatggtaaatatgcaaattctgccatagaatctgccaatttatttgccgactttttttgctctaacTTTGAACCCGACTTAGACTTCGATTCTAGTTTGCTCTCTAACAGTTTTTCACCTCtcaattttgggactttgtgcctatctgttaccgatgtcgtcaagggtattatgaagctcaagtctacaacgaaaactgattcggatggcctttcgggcattttgctgaaaaaCTGCTTGCGTCTCGCTGAGccttttacaattatatttaataaatcgttatcctccggtatctttgttgacgattggaaatttacttccgttacgcctatatttaagagtggaaataaaaacgatgttagcaattacagaccgatttcgaagctttcgtctgtctcaaaactttttgagacaacagtaaatgataagttatattttgctgtcaaaggcctaatatctaccaaccggCATGGTTTCggtgcaagtcgctccactgtctctaatttatctattttcaatggttactgcatttcagccttccagaacagatcccaagttgatacaatttatacagacttctctaaagcgtttgacaaagtatcgcaccgaatactcttgtcgaagcttgcatcattgggtatacactccacgtttttgtcgtggatcaaatcatatttggccaacaggcactgcgttgtagccgttgataattcgacatcccgtgcatttattgcgtcctctggtgtcccacagggaagtattctaggaccccttctcttcatactttttattaacgatattggttcttgcttttcgtttgcagaacacttgctgtatgctgatgatctaaaaatatttgcggtgattaacagtcttagtgactctgaaaagttgcaagctgacttgcacaatgttcggaattggtgctatttaaaccgtttgtcactaaatattagcaaatgctttcacgtaaaatatgctaaatcaaacaatactttgcatacttcgtatagtattgctggcttccctttgcaatccgttgaagaaattaaagacttaggcgttattttcgactctaagctgaatttcaccagccatgttaaccacgtcataagacgatcatatgcgatgctagcattcgtacgccgaaattgttctgcatttactaacccatacactctcaaaacattgtattgtgcttttgttagatcaagattagagtatgccgctattatttggagaccgtaccaaataggtctgtctaatcggattgagagagttcagaaagtatttcttcgttttgcgctccgatctttaaacttttctgagcctgtaccatcgtaccgctctcgatgtttattgattgacttaaaacctcttgatagcagacgatctattctatcgtgctcatttattattcgtatcatttctggatctattgattgtccttcccttttaagtaaaattcaatttaatatacccaatatgaggctccgacagtacgaaacctttaaaattggcttctcgagaaccaactatggggtgagtgctccgattcctagggcatgtgcagatttaaatatgtgtttcaATTCTTCCGATGCTGATTTTACGTGGCCGTATgggatcttagtcaatcatcttaaatcgttcttttcttagtaactactaaactattgtacattagcttaatatagtctgtaagaatgtatccatttaaagacaataaataaataaataaataaataaaatcaaaaaagggcTGCCTCTATCGTTTATCTTTTGCTTGGCAACTATAGCGACGATTTCATGCTGGAGAGTTTCATTTGCTTCATCTGCATaactatttaaatgaaaatcgtattttttCAACCGAGGTACTCAAATTTCTGCAAAAATAATAGAGTTTAGGTATTAAACGACAATTAGAGCCAAAGGCTTTCTTTCGTATGGTATACGATGGAAGAGGCTAGAATATAAATTATGAACTTGATCGTTTGATTTAGACAAGCGCAAGTATTGGTTGAACAGTGCTGCCACTATAAGTATGCTACGTTTTTTCCAATGCTCCATTAGGctaaaggagattggcctctggaggcaatctctccagaatatggtagcatttttagacagttaacaccgtatttttcTAAACTTCGTACAGATCTTTCTATCAGGATATCTATAACAGGAGTTTAAGGGTCGTACCAGGCAAATCTTTCTAAGTATGCAGGATTGGAACGAGAGGAAAATCTGTACCGAGACTGGTACCTTTGTCTTCACTAATGGCTCGAAGATGGCATCGGTAGTCGGAGaagaggttttctctaaatcagccaatttatctactttcaaactgccgaatactgctagtgcttTTCAggcttcgcgatcctgcaggcatgctgAAAGTTTAGGGAACACGTGAGCGAAGGAGATATtcgcatttttttacaatagacAAACTGCGATCAAAGCTGATGCGCAGATGCCATGGCGCAGATTAAACGTGGTCAACTGATCACAGATCAGATGAAAGTCAATTTCTTCATGtggtatttcgaaaactcttCGACCGCAGCACAATAGACGTAGAACGCAGAAAATCCTAGGGACTCAATAACACTGAATTTCCAAACTTGTTGCTGTATTTACCAGCCATTGGACGAACGGCATACACGCAGCAAAGCAGGGAAAGTTTTACCATTTAattcccattgcagaagctgtggtgaCCTTTTAGAGAAGAAGAgtattgaacactttctctctAAATATCTGGGTttgacagctagacgattaatgctactgggtgctcctttcttcgacagtgtcttgatgttgttcgacaaatgaaAGGACttacagcttcaagccgactccgaacggcagatatttcttatgagcagctttttcctggcagaaatacacccggaggtttgccatcgcctgccgaggggcgaccgctactagaaaaaactttttcttcgctttggtatttcaccgcgattcgaacctacgttctctccgaattccgaatgatagtcatgcaccaacctattcggccaTTGGAAGTCacataatgatatcaaaacgacgctttagtgcTCGGACGGAGAGTGCTCGAGTGCTACTTGAACCATTTCACCCTACCTACCAGAAAGTATCATACCTATGTACGTACCTATAATGTTTCACAGCTTcgagaaaattataaatttttttaaatttttgaatttattgcatttattcaTAGTTGTTTTTTGTGTGTCTAAAAGTATTAAGATTCAATTATAACTTTTtctcttgaatttttttgttaattttttttaattttttttttgttttctttgatgACCCAGACATTTCAGCGCAAGTTTCTTAGTGGTACCGTTTTTCAAGTTCATACACTTGTTTACACAAATCTTATTTCCAAGCAAGTCAGACTTCTAGCTTGTAACTGATTTGCTAAACTCACATTTAGTGAGCTGGCATCTTTCGCCTCCAAATAGGCAACATTCGGACAACCATGGGATGTCGTACCGTTATTATCATTGTCTGGTTCCAAGTAATCGTTAATGCATTCATGGATTAGGCGAGTGGCAGCGCCGATCGACGTTAAAGCCGAGCGGAACTGCAAGTACAAGCAGCTCACCGCAATATCGACGCGACTATTTAAACTACATTCCGATGATTCTATAGCTGCTGCGAAATTATTGCGATTGTTAATGGTGTCAATGTTGGCCTTGGAGATCTAAAATTCATACAAGTGAATAAAATAGTAAAGTAGTATAGCTGATAGTACACTCGTTTCTTATATTTTTGAACAtcattatatatattctttttttacaactgGCTTTGAATTCGGCATTTCATCATTTTGAAACAAAAGTTCAACAATTCCAGGCTTTGGCATACAAAattgcatgatgaaaatcaGGCGTTATTTCTACTCACCACTGATGTGACGCAAAGTGTATAATTTAACGAGGGATTACTGTGTGATTTTGCGCAATTGTTTAGACTAGTTTTCAGGTTGCTATTGTAGTAGTTATTCAGCtgaatgtaataatttttgggCGTGCTGACGATGCTGTTCGAGTAGCTCCGTGCGCTGGTGATGCAACTTTCAATATTCGCTTGAATAATATCGGCATATGGAAGCTCTTCACGGTATTGTTGCACGCAATATCTCGTTGGCAAACTGAGCACCTCCAAGGGACGGATCTTTTCGTACGTTTCTTGTATTGTGTTGAGCAAAAGCACCTTTTCCTTTTCAATCACGTTCAACTGATCCTCCAGGCTATTCTGCACGCCATTTATTTGGTCCAAATAGCTTTGAAGTGTAGCATTGTATTGACGACGATTCTCAAAGATATAGTCTTCTACGTCTACCCAAATCTCAGTATCGTCATTTAATGTTGCCGGTGATTGGGCCACTGCAATGGCGATCGCTTGCAGGACGATGATAACTTTCTTTGCGAGCATCTTGACAGTCAACTATAACTGCATTTGAAACTCTATGCTTTATATAGCGAAATCTTGAGCTGCTTGCTTATTGATTTTCGAATAATAATGGATGAATTTCGAATAATAGAAAACACTGCTACAATGATAGAGGAAATATAGTCAAATGCTTACATGAACAACATACGGTAAATATTTGCGgggcattttttataaaactaacaGTGGCAAATTCATTTGGATATCTGTTTATTTCGCTATACTTTACTCCATAATAGTTTTGTGTACTTAAGCAGAAACAATGCATAAGAATTTGCTACAAAATAGCATTGAGAATTCGATAATTATATGTAACATATGGATAAATAAAAAGCGTACACAGAACTGGATGCCGAGGGTAGTGGCTAGAACAGTTAAAACaatcttttttctaatagcagcaggcaatgacaaacctgggagtgtatttctgtcataaaaaatatcctaATAAAAAATCACCAACAAAGAGCTACTTTACTCAGACGATGCAAAAACCAGACAATATCTCGTAATAGCATAGACAGATGATTGCGATAATCAGGATTAACAACTTAATTCGAaattatctcaggaattaagtgcaactaatgctGATTGACAACtgggcttaaggggttatataccttgtgttggactaaaaaatcgaaaacttttatggcatattctaacaGCACATCATCTTAAAAGTAtacattcaaaaaatcataaagatcggagtactagaacgaaagttacagaccgtggaagcgcgcgacctaatccataaatgaagtgcacgcaaaacttcagacgcgattatctcgaggtcgtgttttttgaaaattaccgtcgcggtgatcattatttattactaaattattatttaaactatttcaccaatttgcatacattttttttttatttattcaaagttacaacctcgtgaatctgaacggtttactttttataaatatttgcatagttcgctggaattaattttttttttaatttttcaacccctcaaaaatcgtttttttggttcaaagcggttttcatatcgagaaaaaaattttttttgggtaaataaaccattcagattcacttaaaaacatttttctacagtAATAATTTAgttctttttgatttcagttgagctgctcatgagCCGCTACGGagatcaccgcaagcctcttgtaaaaaacggcgtttcgggggaggggcgatatcaacaataaataataacattttttaaaataaaaacaccaaactgtattcttcgagagttacccttcagtatgatatatgtatgtctcatttgaataaaagttctaaaacatatttaacggggtattctagtctagaggcgcgaatttcgagcattttttgacgatgaataaaaaaaaagctattgatatttttacgatacatttttttatcatttatttattaatatattaggagcacacaaaataaatttgaaaaaaaaaaaatgaattttcatggagttatgcgtccttgaagtggaaggggggaaaaaaaggcagtgtccccgtcgtcacgatttctacccttgtggtcatctgaaaaaaaaaaaaaatacaaattcttaattaatatgaatgtcattgtCAAATGTCatcgtatgaaccagaaaaaacgggaaaaaaaaattttccataaaatggcggctactcaaaaaattgaggtcgatttttctcttatttttaagctttctcgaattgtttacacatattaaaaaattgaaatttccagtttttcgagtttcatacgatagagatatatttaaggaatattcatgacaaatttcaagcaaatcggttgattagaacttgagatatcgtgccgaccgtatcgaacgaagtagtttcgagaaaaacacttttgaagttcagcgtccgctcaaaccagtcaagctgtcgcgtcactaaaatagttgtagcttcgaaaataattcgaattttgaaaaatccttttagggagatatttttgaatagttaaactatcaaattttgaaaaaaaaaattttcgattttttcaaatttctagactagaatacccccttaaaggaaattatgacaatcgtccattttttcgggctcacaaggtatataaccccttaattctCATAATATAAGCGGAGTATCGGATTTTTCGATGGtaacattgccgaaaaattacagttaatagctacttttaatacaaaatagtcaaacttttaaaaacaagaccaaaaacaagaaaaactggatgcaatgctagcttgcactaacacgttcgaggttacataaataaataattgttctTAAGTATCAGGTAGAATTGataaaactatccaataaaGAAATCAGCTATTCACTAATCCGCGAAACAACCGTTTAATACATTACAATTTTTATCAGATGAACTCTACCGGTAATACGGATTAACGCCGCCAGAGTAGACGGCAGATTTGCCGTCGTCAAAACTTAGATTGGTGAGCGATTCCATGCCCAGTGATCCAAGCATTTTGAACATTATcgtcaattcttctaaaaatatctgttttttgttgcatgcttgaataaaataaaaagtaaatattaatacatttttgagattttttcatTGTTGAATGTTCTAGTATAGAatttttcggttctttttaatataattaaaaaaatacttttttcattttgacgtgataacgtcttatacgaggggtgccttttatttggcagaatttggcaaccctggtgttgcaatctggcaactgacagctgtatcgcaaagtttgacattttttggcttttacgtactcagaacgttttgaaatatcagcgctatttgtgttgtttacggtaacttaaaagattcatctcggcccaaaaatggaattaaatcgtgaacattttcgtgcgattattttttacaactttcgacgtggattaactcagcaacattgcatggatgaacttaattcattttttgacgatgaagctccatcaaggaccagtgtttatcgatggtatggtgaattcaatcgtggtcgtagttcactccaagacgaatttcgtgaaggtcgtccaaaatcagttgttgttccgaaaaccattgatgctgtgcgcgaactgatactgcaagatcgtcatgtgacctatcgtgagattgagacaatcttaggcattggTGGGAcgagcatacattcaatattgcataaacatttgactgtgaaaaaaatttgttcgcgttggatctcacacaatttgtcaatcgctcaaaaaaaggctcgtgtcgattggtagaaggaaatgctcaaaaaatacgatcgcgatattaattcacatatttgtaattgcatatgccttcttgctgtgtgcatggtaatgaaccatatctctgttgagaataggacgatgataggaaaagtaggaaatgaaagggagtgtttcgagtgtaatgtgtcttgaaaaagtcaaaacggtaatggtgcctcttagtgttgttgtcttattaacgtctgatgcacaatcgaaattgaacatatctttcatgaatttgataaatgtttcgtcatttttcacgtttgtgtaaatgtaacttgataaattccattgcgattccatttacctccttctctaatccatacaaaatatctatcaaacaaagaaaattaaacttttgttttgaaaattgcaaccattacatcagtattttct harbors:
- the LOC128859802 gene encoding uncharacterized protein LOC128859802, which translates into the protein MLAKKVIIVLQAIAIAVAQSPATLNDDTEIWVDVEDYIFENRRQYNATLQSYLDQINGVQNSLEDQLNVIEKEKVLLLNTIQETYEKIRPLEVLSLPTRYCVQQYREELPYADIIQANIESCITSARSYSNSIVSTPKNYYIQLNNYYNSNLKTSLNNCAKSHSNPSLNYTLCVTSVISKANIDTINNRNNFAAAIESSECSLNSRVDIAVSCLYLQFRSALTSIGAATRLIHECINDYLEPDNDNNGTTSHGCPNVAYLEAKDASSLNVSLANQLQARSLTCLEIRFV